The DNA window GATTGGATAAACTCATTTCCAGCATCTTGTTGTCGCTCAAATGAATTATCCAGGTTCTTCCGAAAACTGGGTACTTTTTTATAAACTGAATTGAAATTTCGCTGCACGCGGCCTGGGTACAACTCTGCTCGCTTCAGTGCGGGCTTTCAGGCCCGTTTGCACAGGCGCTCCCAGAGTTGCACCCATGCCTGAATTGGTTTGTCAATTATTGATCCGCCGGGATACGTTTTCGTAATCAAAATCATTGCATTCATCAATGTAGGTACTCACTTACCGGATGAACCATTATCCATTTGAAACGCCTGAAATGCGTTTGAGAAGGTATAGAAATTGGCTTGCGTATGGGCGATTTTCGCCTTCATTTGCGCATGAAGAAAGTTTGGAACCGCAATGACGACAAGAACCCCAATGATCGCAACGACAACCAAAAGTTCGATCAATGTGAACGCCAATTTGCGATTATTTCTCATTTTGAAACCTCAATTGAGTGTGTTTCACGATCAATGAAAAAATAATAATAATAAAATTCTGTAAAAAAAATCTTTTAAAATAACAACTAAGAAGATTGTATACCATTTCCATCCACAGTTTGTTCACAATGACTGAAAAATCTGAAATGACTTGTCTTGTTGGCTATCCTATTACACCAGCTAAAACTTATCCACTGTGGATAACCCGGCAATCCATTCCCTATTTCCATTCACACCAATCTGTCGTACCATACGATCCCGCATCGAGTTAGGCGGCGGCGGTTTAGAATTTGCTTAACCTTTATTTTAAACCGTCGATCACTTTGGGTAGGGATAGTTGTCTGTGGGCAAGCGAATATCCAAATCAAAAAAACGTGATCGTTGGATGCAGCACTTCAGCGAATCAATGAACTCTATGCACACACAAGCGCAAGATGCAGTAATGGAAGCGTGGCAAGAACTCGACGGCGAACGCCGCCGTGAGATTCTGTCTATCATGCTGTTCGCATTATCGTTGGCCTCCATACTGGCCTTGATCTCATACAACCCCGCCGACCT is part of the Candidatus Hinthialibacter antarcticus genome and encodes:
- a CDS encoding type II secretion system protein; this encodes MRNNRKLAFTLIELLVVVAIIGVLVVIAVPNFLHAQMKAKIAHTQANFYTFSNAFQAFQMDNGSSGK